The DNA window CTGAAGGAAGTCGAAGGTTACTCGCTGATGGCGAACCTGAATCGCCTCCACCGAGAAACGATATGCCCGTCTCCGATGCACTCCCTGAGGTCACCGAGGAGCTTGACTCATTCAATACCGCTAATGAGAAAGCCCCTTCAGAGGAGAGCGATGAAAGGACTCCAGGTCTTGGAGAGGAGCCATCTGTGAAGGTTCCTGAAGCAGATCCGCAACCGCAAATCGGATCCACTGGTGCTGCCATTCAAGATGTTCCGGTCACTGCTAAATCACCAGAAGAAAAGGATGAATCTGCTCTACCTCTGGCGATCATTGAAGTTGAGAAGGAGCTAAGTGAAGCTGAGTCTGATTCAGCCAAGAAAGTGGACGATGAACCCAAGGATGATGCTGTTACTGTGGGTTCTGAATCAGATGAAGCTTCCCAGAAGGAAAGGAGGAAGAAACGGGTGCTGAAGAGATTAGGGTTGCGCTCTGGGAAACAGAGAAAGACAGGGGAGTCTAGTACACCAACTCAATCTCAGTTTCTCACACCAGAAGATGCAGCCAAGTCTCCATATTTGGCTAAGGAAGCAGGAGCCTCGCCTCAGCTGAGATCGAGAAGGTCTGGTGATAAAAGTGCTGAACCAATGCCTCCTCTCATCAAGAAAAGGTATGATCAGTTCCTTAAGCGTAAGGTACTTGCTGAGCGTTCGGTGGATCTGAAGGAAGCTGATCAGTGGGGTTACTTGGCCGTTATCAAGAAAGGATCTATGGAATCAACTGTCTCGAATCTTGCAGTGTATGTTGAGCAAGTTGTAGCTGAGTTCTATGCAGGTCTGCCGAGTACTAAAGCTGAAGCGGATGTTGATGAAGTGGTTGTCTCTGTACGGGGACAAGAGTACAAGTTCTCACCTGCGCACCTCAATAATGCCATAGATTGGGAACCACTtactgaggaagaagaggaggaagccgCAACGTTGGATGATATCTCGGTAACTGAGTTAGCTTCTTTCATCACCGGAGATACAAAGACAGAATGGGATGGTCTCACTACAGCGGACCTTACTCCATGCTACGGGGCCTTGATGATCATAGCTGCATACAACTGGATTCCCTCGACTCACAA is part of the Raphanus sativus cultivar WK10039 unplaced genomic scaffold, ASM80110v3 Scaffold1696, whole genome shotgun sequence genome and encodes:
- the LOC130504605 gene encoding uncharacterized protein LOC130504605 — translated: MGKGKKSAQQAESSKEEKHAEAEGSRRLLADGEPESPPPRNDMPVSDALPEVTEELDSFNTANEKAPSEESDERTPGLGEEPSVKVPEADPQPQIGSTGAAIQDVPVTAKSPEEKDESALPLAIIEVEKELSEAESDSAKKVDDEPKDDAVTVGSESDEASQKERRKKRVLKRLGLRSGKQRKTGESSTPTQSQFLTPEDAAKSPYLAKEAGASPQLRSRRSGDKSAEPMPPLIKKRYDQFLKRKVLAERSVDLKEADQWGYLAVIKKGSMESTVSNLAVYVEQVVAEFYAGLPSTKAEADVDEVVVSVRGQEYKFSPAHLNNAIDWEPLTEEEEEEAATLDDISVTELASFITGDTKTEWDGLTTADLTPCYGALMIIAAYNWIPSTHKTYVSLERARLIYKMAHGVRVDLGKMMFRQILNLGVIQVNDARWLIFPRLIMALLQSQQAVPSYPSDKLQRPVLYKKDKRVGEIYEQRLAKGKGPAKAEPKRSSARTTRQASPAPIPAPRTATPSSRTAPRRVSLYELGSVAIPQGPLSRVDLQVALQDTTRALQALAEIVQDLQSAVAGGEEED